From one Formosa sediminum genomic stretch:
- a CDS encoding nuclear transport factor 2 family protein, which yields MKKLLFVAFSLTIMLSCKEPVKQYTTSSPEIETIKTLHKYFEDNNYDALTELYAEDAKIYENSFESKSASDVIKEGKEGRELIADYTFEGGVKCEMIINDAGEKWVNSWAHWKGTLKGGEKVIEVPIISRFLFEDGKIVKEYSYWDNLPSYIAFDEMASKKLENLEETLEEDK from the coding sequence ATGAAAAAACTTTTATTTGTCGCATTTTCTTTAACTATTATGCTTTCGTGTAAAGAACCCGTTAAACAGTATACTACATCTTCTCCAGAAATAGAAACAATTAAAACGTTACATAAATATTTTGAAGATAATAATTATGATGCCTTAACTGAACTTTATGCTGAAGATGCAAAGATTTATGAAAATTCTTTCGAATCTAAGTCTGCTTCGGATGTTATAAAAGAAGGGAAAGAAGGACGCGAATTAATTGCGGATTACACCTTTGAAGGTGGTGTAAAATGTGAAATGATAATAAATGATGCTGGAGAAAAATGGGTTAATAGTTGGGCCCATTGGAAAGGAACCTTAAAAGGAGGTGAAAAAGTTATAGAAGTACCTATTATTTCTCGATTTTTATTTGAAGATGGTAAAATTGTAAAAGAATACAGCTATTGGGATAATTTACCTAGCTACATCGCTTTCGATGAGATGGCTTCTAAAAAATTAGAAAATTTGGAAGAAACCTTAGAAGAAGATAAATAA